A single window of Nicotiana sylvestris chromosome 5, ASM39365v2, whole genome shotgun sequence DNA harbors:
- the LOC138869102 gene encoding uncharacterized protein, producing the protein MSKTTAEAMQLLNEISENVVQWPSDRMIIKKVAGVNQVQGPPGFQNQNRGQQDFQKYQQPPQRAHQQSLEDMMYKFIKATDEKVESQSSAIKNLEIQMSQLATLMSEQIKGVLPSNIEKNPKEHLKAISLRSGKTLDDPYADRQGKSQEVEQVNEGENKRDSELLKEQNDNGKKVKENELMTNPHSVPLPFPQKMKRENLDKQFSKFLDILKQLYINIPFTEALTQMPSYAKFLKEILLSKRKLEEVSVVKLTEKCSAILQNNLPQKLGDPGSFTIPCTVGGAHFEKVLCDSGASINLMPFSIFRKLELGEIKDTCVSLQLVDQSTKRPK; encoded by the exons ATGAGCAAAACTACTGCAGAAGCCATGCAATTGCTCAATGAAATTTCAGAAAATGTTGTTCAATGGCCCTCTGACAGAATGATTATTAAGAAAGTAGCAGGAGTTAATCAG GTACAGGGACCACCTGGCTTTCAAAATCAAAATAGAGGGCAACAAGATTTCCAAAAATATCAACAACCACCCCAAAGAGCTCATCAGCAAAGCCTCGAAGACATGATGTACAAATTCATTAAGGCTACTGATGAGAAGGTTGAAAGTCAAAGTTCAGCCATCAAGAATTTGGAAATTCAGATGAGCCAATTAGCAACCCTCATGTCTGAACAAATAAAAGGTGTTCTACCAAGCAACATCGAGAAAAATCCAAAGGAACACCTCAAAGCCATCTCTCTGCGGTCAGGTAAAACTCTTGATGATCCATATGCAGATAGACAAGGAAAATCACAAGAAGTGGAACAGGTAAATGAAGGTGAGAATAAAAGAGACTCTGAACTTCTAAAAGAACAAAACGATAATGGAAAAAAGgtaaaagaaaatgaattgaTGACAAATCCTCACTCTGTACCCCTCCCTTTtccccaaaaaatgaaaagagaaaatcttgaCAAACAGTTTTCAAAGTTTCTGGATATTTTAAAGCAACTTTACATTAACATACCTTTCACAGAAGCTTTGACACAAATGCCTTCATATGCTAAATTTCTCAAAGAAATTTTGTTAAGTAAAAGAAAATTGGAAGAAGTTTCAGTGGTTAAGCTTACTGAAAAATGTAGTGCTATACTTCAAAATAATCTTCCACAGAAACTTGGTGATCCAGGAAGTTTTACAATTCCTTGTACTGTGGGAGGTGCTCACTTTGAAAAGGTATTATGTGATTCGGGTGCTTCAATAAATCTAATGCCTTTCTCAATTTTCAGGAAATTAGAACTTGGTGAAATAAAAGATACTTGTGTGTCTCTTCAGTTAGTTGATCAAAGTACTAAAAGGCCCAAATGA
- the LOC138869103 gene encoding uncharacterized protein → MEENTEVPLNLGRPFLVIGRAIIDVHQGQLILRVDEERVIFYMQKMIKFPGNESSSSCFQIDLLDDLVDEFKDNQLITDSLERFLVRSRTTSDENPTIREEAKTLEKESENEKVSQEEIQSKIELKNLPSHLKNVFLEPELFPVIISYSLTPEQEYKLIEVLRKHKRALGWTLADIKGINPAICIHRILMEENYKPIVQPQRRLNPTMQEVVKKEVVKLLAAGIIYPISDSPWISIAPEDQEKTTFACPQEGIVLEHKITAKGIEVDKAKIDLIAGLPPPTTVKDDCTKAFEFLKEQLTNAPIVVSPDWSQPFEIMCDANDIIRRCVPETETNNIISHCHDGAVGGHYGGRKTATKVLEVGFYWPNLFKDTRNYAATCDKCQRSDAGKNRLLQLDELEEFRLTAYKNAKLYKEKTKKWHDKLIRHKYFKVGDHVLLYNSRLRLFPGKFKSRWTGPYIVTGVTPYGAIEVQHADGGDKFKVNGHRLKPYISRFFDKQASTILFA, encoded by the exons ATGGAAGAAAATACTGAGGTACCATTAAATTTAGGTAGACCATTTCTCGTAATAGGAAGAGCGATCATTGATGTTCATCAAGGACAATTAATATTGCGAGTTGATGAGGAGAGAGTAATTTTTTATATgcagaaaatgataaaatttccTGGGAATGAGTCATCATCATCTTGTTTTCAAATTGACTTACTAGATGACCTTGTAGATGAATTCAAGGATAATCAATTAATTACGGATTCATTGGAAAGATTTTTGGTCAGGTCAAGGACCACAAGTGATGAAAATCCCACAATCAGAGAAGAAGCTAAAACACTGGAAAAAGAATCAGAAAATGAGAAAGTCTCACAAGAAGAAATTCAATcaaaaattgaactcaaaaatcTTCCTTCTCATTTAAAAAATGTTTTTCTTGAACCTGAATTATTTCCAGTAATCATTTCATATTCTTTGACTCCAGAACAGGAATACAAACTGATAGAAGTCTTGAGGAAACATAAAAGAGCTTTAGGGTGGACTTTAGCTGACATCAAAGGAATCAATCCAGCTATTTGTATACATAGGATCCTCATGGAAGAAAATTACAAACCTATAGTCCAACCCCAAAGGAGACTGAATCCAacaatgcaagaagttgtcaaGAAAGAAGTAGTAAAACTTCTAGCGGCAGGTATCATTTATCCAATATCTGATAGCCCTTGG ATATCaattgctccagaagatcaggagaaaaccacatTCGCATGCCCCCAAG AGGGAATTGTTTTAGAACATAAAATCACTGCTAAAGGAATAGAAGttgataaggctaaaattgatcTTATAGCAGGATTACCCCCTCCCACCACTGTTAAAG ATGATTGCACAAAAGCATTTGAGTTTCTCAAAGAACAATTGACTAATGCTCCAATTGTTGTCTCTCCTGATTGGAGCCAGCCATTTGAAataatgtgtgatgcaa ATGACATAATCAGAAGATGTGTACCTGAAACAGAAACGAACAATATTATAAGTCATTGTCATGATGGAGCTGTAGGAGGACACTACGGAGGAAGAAAGACAGCAACTAAAGTACTTGAAGTTGGATTTTATTGGCCTAATTTATTCAAAGATACAAGAAATTATGCTGCCACTTGCGACAAATGCCAGAGAAGCG ATGCAGGTAAAAATCGTCTATTGCAGCTTGATGAGTTGGAAGAGTTCAGACTTACAGCATACAAAAATGCTAAATTGTACAAGGAAAAGACAAAAAAGTGGCATGACAAGCTCATCCGCCATAAATATTTTAAAGTGGGAGATCATGTTCTGTTGTACAATAGTCGATTGAGATTATTCCCAGGAAAGTTTAAATCACGCTGGACAGGACCATATATAGTAACAGGAGTGACCCCCTATGGTGCCATTGAAGTACAACATGCAGATGGGGGAGACAAATTCAAAGTAAACGGTCATCGTTTGAAGCCTTATATCAGCAGATTCTTTGACAAACAGGCTTCAACAATCCTTTTTGCCTGA